A stretch of the Pseudalkalibacillus hwajinpoensis genome encodes the following:
- a CDS encoding VC0807 family protein: MNRNILIWDLICYVVFPIGIWHLSRDIIGDYYAMLISTIPGLIYSIIRFILLKKINFFGIFLIVTLATSTLVDVLSGSAIQMLWNRVIYSYAMALIMVGSIVINRPIYLLFTVDIMELQGRSRRILKQEFYQKKILMIFKLITFGFVCKNIIVASINVWLILQYGVDSFDKGILLKQIVGWGITLISVYGFFHIAKLLQYKSNKEMEQTL, encoded by the coding sequence GTGAATCGAAATATTCTCATATGGGATCTCATTTGCTACGTTGTATTTCCAATTGGCATTTGGCACCTGTCTCGAGACATCATTGGTGACTACTATGCTATGCTTATATCAACCATCCCTGGGTTGATATATAGTATCATCCGCTTTATTCTACTGAAGAAAATAAACTTTTTTGGGATTTTTCTCATTGTGACGTTAGCAACGAGTACGTTAGTTGACGTTCTTTCCGGGTCTGCCATTCAAATGCTTTGGAATCGTGTCATCTATTCTTATGCGATGGCACTGATTATGGTTGGAAGTATTGTGATCAATCGGCCGATCTATTTATTGTTTACAGTCGATATTATGGAGCTCCAGGGCAGGAGCCGTCGCATTCTAAAACAGGAGTTTTACCAGAAGAAAATCTTAATGATATTTAAGCTCATCACTTTTGGTTTTGTGTGTAAGAACATCATCGTAGCGTCGATCAATGTTTGGTTGATCTTACAATATGGCGTGGATTCTTTTGATAAAGGCATTCTCTTGAAACAAATAGTCGGTTGGGGGATTACGCTTATTTCGGTCTACGGGTTTTTCCATATTGCCAAATTACTACAATACAAAAGCAACAAAGAAATGGAACAAACGTTATAG
- a CDS encoding 2'-5' RNA ligase family protein: protein MYWFIALFDEKTEQQVKDIWNDLSEKSISFYADEVKDGRPHITLGSYESLDKKKFIDEVDAYYNEKVGIEITFNTIGSFLDYGAIFLTPTVTQELLTFHSDHYQNLGEFNETANSLYLPGKWIPHCTLANDLSHADLAKVYHYCIERNDTIYSRIEEVALIELVEEDEDGMNAPIIYSKRLK, encoded by the coding sequence GTGTACTGGTTTATAGCACTATTTGATGAGAAGACAGAACAGCAGGTGAAAGACATATGGAATGACCTAAGCGAGAAGTCCATTTCTTTCTATGCAGATGAAGTGAAAGATGGTAGGCCACATATTACATTAGGAAGCTATGAAAGCTTAGATAAAAAGAAGTTCATAGACGAAGTGGATGCCTATTATAATGAAAAAGTAGGGATTGAGATTACATTTAATACAATCGGATCTTTCCTGGATTATGGGGCAATCTTTCTAACGCCTACGGTGACGCAAGAATTGCTTACGTTTCATTCGGATCATTATCAAAACCTTGGCGAATTCAATGAAACAGCTAACTCTTTATATTTACCTGGGAAGTGGATTCCTCACTGTACGTTAGCTAATGATCTTTCGCATGCAGATTTAGCGAAGGTCTATCACTATTGTATTGAACGGAATGATACGATCTATAGCAGAATTGAAGAAGTGGCACTGATCGAATTGGTTGAAGAAGATGAGGACGGAATGAACGCGCCGATTATTTACTCCAAAAGGTTAAAATGA